AgggaaatattttcattattgtaGAAAGTGTAAAAGGAAAGCAGACAAGACTAAAGAAAGGTTAGCACAAATAACTATCCCAGACGACATCCCCTTTGGACCGGATGGTACAGTaagtatttaattgttttacttAAGCCCCTCAAAAGCTTGTATGTGGTATGGAATACAGATTTGTTTTCAGCTATGTGTCTGTCGGTTCTAAAAGTAATGCAATTCAAACTTGGAATTGGTTCAAACTTTTACAGAATATTGTGAACATTctttaagaatttttaaacataatcttttgttaattttcaaaattcttcaCAATAAATAAATTGCACTAAAATATTGTTTCTAATGTTCTAAACTATTGTTGACAATGGCAGGAACttgaaaaatttctttttcatgtgCATCTGTATCTGTGCGACTTgagataaatataacaaaatggtaTTGCAGTTGACCttttatataaatagtaaaactACTGTGGATGTGGCTGTGGTATTGCTGAATACATCAAAAATGTCTCTTATATTTAACGCATATTGATCTTTTTATACCAATTTATTGTCATGCAGCAActtaacaaaatttcaattttaatttgtgACCTATTCTGAATTTTATCATTTCAGGTGGAAGAGGGAGGAATTGACAGATCATCAACTCGATCTATAAATAGTGTAAGTTATGAGTTAGACATGCATGCTCTTCTTGTTTATATCTGAGAATTATCATAATTTCTTGCCAACAGTTTTAAATAAGCAAGCATGTATTTAGTGAGATAATTCAATAAACTTGAACAAGTACACACGAACATATTGGACCAATGATAGGTTTAAAAACCAAACAGCACAATGAAGAAATGGGCCaactttatttaatttgaaatcagtcACGCAGTCTTAACCTCTATGCTGGAGACTTTTTATCAGAGACTGTTACAGAGTGGTGATTCATTTAAAACACTTAGCAGGTCAGTGCAGTACTTGTATTTAAGACTtatatatgaagaaaaaagagataccttggatcttcctccatcattaaaaaCTGTAAAGTCGTAATATGACTTGaactgtatatgagccgtgccatgagaaaaccaacatagtgggtgtgcgaccagcatggatccagaccagcctgcgcatccgcgcagtctggtcaggatccatgctgttcgctaacagtttctccaattccaataggctttaaaagcaaacagcatggagcctgaccagactgcgcggatgcgcaggctggtctggatccatgctggtcgcacacccactatgttggttttctcatggcacggctagtATCGTCAAGATAtaaaacctaacaaaacaaaaaaatgtatagcTGTCCGGTAACCAGACACTTAACCTACATTCTAGTCATCGGTGACTGTAAGCCTAAGGCCTTCACGGTGTCTGGTATTCAATTTGTTCAGGAACGTTGTAATATAATGAGTGAATGTTTTACGATAATATATTTGCTTATAATTAAGAAATCAATATTTAcatgtaaagaaatattaaacttAATTCAAAACTCTGTCACAGTAGTAATATGGTTGTATTCCAAGGGTTAAAAATTGGATTGTCACAGAAGCCCtaattaaccttcagcctgctggcagcaagcgattctgcctttgcgaccagtgcagaccaagatcagcctgcacatccatgcagtctgatcatggtctgcactgttcgctattcagtcagtaaattttcagtgaataccccttcaattaataaatggtactgcccaaattgaaagatggaccagtccattatagaaatttagcagggtaagggttaatgggGAAACAAGTTGTAAGATATGTTCTGCAAAGTGAAAGTACCACATTTATACAAGCTTAACAGTATTCATAGATAAAGTTAATTATTTTCtgaataatattcaaaatatttactatAATAAGAGTTTATTTGctcattatgtaaataaaaattaagaaaatatttttaagattatGCTCACTGCATTTCATGCGcatgttaaaaaaaactttttttttgtatcaaatctTACAAAGCAATGCTTCATCTTCACCATCGTCTTCAGTCCAATTGGAACTGGTGGTCTAGACATATTTATGTGCCTAttgatttatataaaagtatGCATCTCTTCATTTTAACATTAGCTATTTTTTTGTACCAATGCTAATCGTATTTAGACAGAAAGCATATTCCCAGATACATTGACCAGCTTTTGTTAAAGTCCAATAGGACCGATTAATAAAGAGCTATGAGCCATGAATTTAGCAGATAGTGCTGTTTTCATCATGTCTTGTATAATTAGATTAAGGTAAATAGTACTTCGATGGGCAGTCTAGGCTCATCCTTGCCTTCTCGTTTTCAGAAAGACATGTTATTTTGAATTTCAGATTGAACGTCAGACTAGTAATGACAGTGGCTTTGACCCGATGACACCACCGGTTGGCAAGTTTGATGAGCAACCTAAGTTTAGTGATGTATCTGGATTGAAAAACCCACGAGTTCTGCCTAATGGCTATTGTACGGCAACATTTGAAAAAGGTCAGAGCTCTGACACAGATCCTGGCTCTCATGCAGTTGAATTGGGTTCTTTGCATACTTCCTTAGATAACTCAGGCTTTGTTCTAACGGAGCCAGTAGTAGCTCAAGTTGGCTTTGTAATGAATGGGAACAATGTGACCGGTAGTGAAACGTTTGTGAAAAAAGTGGACAGAAATATTGTTCTTGATGAAACAGCAGTGAAAGCAAGGGTAAAGAATGATTCTGGGGATTCTGGTGTGAGTGATGCTTATTCAAAAGCGGCATTAGGTAGAtcagaagaaaagaaaaataatgataatggccAAGATGTTGATGACAAAAATTCTAACAGTGATAATGAACAACCTGATTACGTGTCAGGTGATAAAGTCATTAACTCGAGTTTCAAAACCAGTAGTAATACAATACCAAAACCTTTAGCATTTTCTGAATGTTCATTTGGTAATAGTTCCTTTTCTGATCGGGAAAATGATAATACAACTAGTCATGTTACAGATACAAGTTTTGGGTCTTCACCTGACTATGTTAAAGCACAGTCGCCACATGATAATGTAAATGCTTTCTTATCTCCTGGTTATATTACGGCTCAATCACCTACAATCAGTACAAACATAAACACAGATAATCATCAAGTCAGTTTACCTGAACAggaaattcaaaataaaagtaatgaaGATAATGAAAGTAACTCTGAAAAAATCTTGGCAAATGCTTCTTTCCAACCATTAACCAATATTCCTTGTCCCAGAAGTATGGATGAGAGTCATGATTCCAGTATTGAGGAAGAAAGTGCTTCATCACCTACACATGCTGATGCATCATCTCCTGTAAAGTCTGGTACAAGTAGAAGTGACTacataaaagtaacaaataaCAGTACACCTATGATTCACATTCCATCCAACTCTTCGAAATCTGTATCACAGCCAGTAAATGAAAATGGTCAGGCCTCTGGTTATGTTACGACTACTGACATGCCAAACATATCGGTAAAATGTGCTCCTCAGCAGCAGGCAAACTCAGGTACTAGTTATGTCACATTGCCTAACACTGGAACACCAGTGTCAGAGAGGACACATGGAATCCAAGTCCAGATGTCATGTGTTAATCCACATCAAAAACCAGACGATGCACATGTTTCTGTATCAGAAAGTCAAACCAGCAAACAGAACTCAGATGTTTCTTTGGGTTATGTAACTTCTGTAACAAGCCCGAATACTTCACACTTAACACAGTCCTCACTGAATTCCTCCCCAGTAAGTTTTACTGGATCTAACTATTTTTCAGAAGATCCAAATATTAAGATTCCTACTCCTGCTTCTGATCAGACTAATATGACACTTCCTTCTGTTCACAATCGTATGTCTTCTAATGTTGTTACTGATAACCATGCAGCTGGAGGATATACGTCTCATTCTGCTGTTGCTCAGGTTCCAGTTCCTGCTAGTTCTGCTCCTGTTTCGATAACTTCTGGTGGATATTTGCCTCATTTAAATCCTGTTCAAGGTCAAATGTCTCCTGGTGTTGCTGCTGCTCAAAGTGCAATGTATTCACCTAATGTTCAGAACCACTCGATTGCTATTAAAAGCCAAATGTTTGATAGTACAGTTGCAAACAACATTTCTTCTTGTAAAGGTGAACATGAACAAGATCTTGCGTATCCAAGTGCTTCAAAAACCATTGACTCTACATCTAGTGCTAATAGTGGTTACGTATTGTCAGAAAATAATTCTGTGCCAAAATCAACTGATCAGACCTCGTCAGGGTATGAAACAAATACAGATTCTCGTGCTACATTTTCTTCTGCGGCATCTGATGATAATGATGTCAACCCCCAGTATAGGCTCACTACAGCACAGAAAACTGACAGTCAGCTTAAAGAGAGTTACACTGGTAGTGATTGTACGGGCCGGTCACTATCTTCTGAATCGGGGATGGTGCCATTCATCAATGATCAACCTAAAGAAAATATCCCAGATAGCAATACcaataaaacaaatgaatcaCAAAGACCAAATAGTGTGCCAACAAGTGAAAGGCAGTTACCAAATGGCTATGTAGATCATCAATTTATACCTCGGGGAAATTATTACAAAGAACAACCTTCTGTTGAAATGAGAAATATTGAGAAACAGAATGATGAGGATGATCAAGGTAGTAAGAGGGGATCAGACTCCGGTTTAAGCAGCCTAGAAAATGAGAGTCCAGAAACAAATAGAAAGCTGCAAAACGTACAAACTGGATACGTCTCATGCGAGGTTGCAAAGTCAATGCAAAAATGATGATCTCCATATGTTTTAAAAAGCCTCAATGGCCAATTGTTAAAACTCACTGACTCCGAATCACTTGCTCCTAACCAACGTACTTGTGAGGAAGCCAGACATTTGGTATACGATAGGTCGATAGTCTACCAAGGTGCCTACCATGACTGAAATAATGCCATTGGCAGGGACTTTAGGTATTCTTCTACCATCAAACACTGGAAGGGCGCCGGGTaacttaattaaaattatttcgaTGTAACTTCAAATCCAACAACACTAACAGTATACCTTGGGTCatcacaaagaaaatatttcagaattttatAACTGTCTTCTTACAgtcatataaaatattacattgtaACACAAAAAACTTCTATTTCACACTTGTCTACATGAACAATGATCTTTTTAGACAGATATGTACACCCATTATACACAAATACAGCAAAACTTTGATATTCACGATTTATTGTGATATCTAAACAGGTGAAAGCTATaaactgaaatatagtgaaacAGAAACAAATAGTGGTTGATTtgctctttgttttttttttttgtttttttgtttttgaagctcacctgtcacatagtgacaaggtgagcttttgtgatcgtgcagcgtccggcGTCCGGCCGGCCATCcgagcgtgcgtgcgtgcgtaaacttttgcttgtgaccactctagaggtcacatttttcatgggatctttatgaaagttggtcagaatgttcaccttgatgatatctaggtcaggttcgaaactgggtcacgtgcggtcaaaaactaggtcagtaggtataaaaatagaaaaaacttgtgaccttttcagaggccatatttttcataacatcttcatgaaaattggtcagaatgtttaccttgatgatatctaggtcatgttcgaaactggatcacgtgcagtccaaaactaggtcagtaggtctaaaaatagaaaaaccttgtgacctctctagaggccatatatttcacaagatcttaatgaaaattggtcagaatgttcaccttgatgatatctagatgaatttcgaaactgggtcacgtgccatcaaaaactaggtcagtaggtcaaataacagaaaaaccttgtgacttctctaaaggccatatttttcatgggatctgtatgaaagttgatgtgattgttcattttgatgatatctaggtcaagttcgaaactgggtcatgtgcggtcaaaacaaggtcagtaggtctaaaaatagaaaaaccctgtgacctctctacaggccatacttatgaatggatcttcatgaaaatttgtcagaatgttcatcttgatgatatctaggtcaagtttgaaagtgggtcacgtgctttcaaaaaataggtccgtaggtcaatcaatgaaaaaaccttgtgacctctctagaggccatatttttcacgggatctgtatgaaaattggtctgaatgtttatcttgatgatatataggtcaaatttgaaactgggtcaactgcaatcaaaaactaggtcagtaggtcttaaaatagaaaaaccttgtgacctctctagaggccatacccttgaatggatcttcatgaaaattggtcagaatgttcaccttgatgatatctaggtcaagtttgaaactgggccgggtgccatcaaaaactagatcagtaggtcaaataataaaaaaaccttttgacctctatagatgccatacttttcacgggatctgtatcaaagttgttctgaatgttcatcttgatgatatctaggtctgatttgaaattgggtcaactgcggtcaaaaactaggtcagtaggttgaaaattagaaaaatcttttgacctctctaaaggccatatttttcaatggattttcatgaaaaatggtctgaatgttcaccttgacgatatctaggtcagtttctaaactgggttacatgcggtcaagAACAAGGCcagtaagtataaaaatagaaaaaaccttgtgacatctctagagtccatatttttcaatagatcttcatgaaaattagtgataatttttactgtgatgatatctaggtcaagttcaaaacagggtcatgtaccttcgaaaactaggtcaataggtcaaataaaagaaaaaccttgagacctctctagaggccatatttttcaatggaacttcatgaaaattggtcagaatttttatcttgatgatatctaggtcaagttcaaaactgggtcacatgagcttaaaaactaggtcactatgtcaaataatagaaaaaacgatgtcatactcgaaactgggtcatgtgggaacaggtgagcgattcaggaccatcatggtcctcttgtttaatatctAGTTATCCACTGAAATTAAACCTTTGTCGTCTAATAACATTTATACCACTAAAACACTACTCACATTTTGTCGCCATTGTTAGCAAACAAAAACTGTTGTTAAAAGGCTATGGTCAATTTACAATAGTATTTTGACAAATGCACACATGGATATCTGTATTCAAAAGTTTACCAAAGCAGGTCTTGGATTAAAAAATTATCGCAGTAAATGACAGGAATTCATTTATCGACACTTAATCTGTCatttagaaaagaaaaacatgctGCTGTGGTCAGTTCTGACTAATTATTGTCTTCTTCCAACTTTGTAAAACTATGCAGTTAGCGGCCTTCCTGGCCGCTGACTTGATACCACTTGCCAACTTGCCCCATACCGCTGTCAGTTCGAAACCTTGCGCTGTGCATGTTAGAAAGCTATCTGTCTGGTTtgcggaatgtcggtggttcgaTGCAGGTGCCTGCCCATACCTGCAATATATCATAGGGGAAAATATGCGGCTTAcattcaccatcaaaagctgaaagtACCTTTTAGACCTAAAATCATGCCATTGTGACTTAAAACCCATCGGAACAAAACTCAAATAAGTAATTTTGGATGAAAGGGAATGCTGATGTTcctatgaatattattttgtcttCTAACATATGAGTAACATGTAAATTTATTTGCTTGTTAATGACATGTATAGGGTAATTTGGACAATTGCTCATTTTAGATTTGATTGATAaattcacttttgcataaaatagcttttgtttgtatataaagaaaaagtgatatttttcaTCAACATCTTGTGCCTTGTTCGTTTCGATGTATTTGTATATGTAgacaatatatatgtaaataatattgTAACATCAGACATTTTGTGTTGATACAATTATTCACATGTGATATACTGCATGTATTATGCTTTTATATGTTATGACATGACACATGCAAATTGATGTGTTACTAGAAAAAGGTTTGTTTACTTTGAATTAAACACCAATACTTTACTGAACTGTATGCATAGCAAAGGGTGCTTTTGTGTTTCCAGCGTTGCTAAGGGATCACTGAACTTTGGTATTAAATTCACATTTTTCATATACTTTTTCATAAAACGTAATGATTCTTCAAATCtaggtaaaagaaaaaatacactgCCCTATTTAAACTTATGATTGTGCGTTTAGACACCTAGTGTATTACGAATAATGACACAAGTTTTGCGTACCTTTGTTATAATGGGCAGAGAAATTCGCTTGTACGtacagatatttttcagtttaatattataattatgcaCAAGAATTATGTATGAAATGACATTTGTTGATTCTCTTTCATTTGAATATTGTATTTAATGAAAGTATACCAAATGTTAATACAGCTGAAGCTGCGTTTatggccacctgtattaagcagccatttGCCTGAAGGATACTgtagagaacagtgcagatcttgataagactgcacggatgtgcaggttgatcatgatcaacactggTTGAAAGGGCAGAATCActcgtatccagcatgataagggttaagctgCCATATTTTGTCGCTTTTTGGTTGGATGCTTAATCAGGGTTTAACTGTAAATTATATGAATTCTTTAGATCTTATATGTAGCATAATTTTCAATTAGCAATAGTTTTTAACATCTGTTCATTTATTCGTGGTGCTTTTATTCAatctattttttacaaaaatgtgcaATGCACACAATGTGAAGAGGGAGGGTGTTGAGACATGGTATTTTGTGACGTTTTGTGGAATGAGATGTTAAGCCTTGTTAAGAAAAACGTGTTTATGTACTAACAGACAGATTTAAAGATGAAccttttgtcaaaattaattacTGATGATTGTAAACTTATATCTGAAGCCGTGCAAAACTAGTTATATAAATAGTTGAATGCCAGTCAAAAGGTCACGAGTTTGTTACTATAACATTTGGCACGATCTTCCAGAATTTTCAAGCATGACAGAAGACGAAACATCTGCAGTTATTCGTCGGCATACTATGATTAATGTAGGAATTTAtaggttttttgttgttgaaactTTGTCATTTTGAGCACTATTCTAGGCATATCAGTTAGGTTATcttggtaataataataataaccgtTATACTGTTAAAATGGCATTCAGCACTAACGCGCTAATAATGTTCCATTATTCTTGCTTCATGGAATGGTTTTGTGTCATGGAATCTTTTTATGTGATTTGCTCATAAATCTATGTTATCTATCACAAAATGTgttgacataataaattatataaagatCCCTGATTAAAATTTAATACCTTTTGAAGGTTAAAAGATTGAAGTCAACCAAATTGTAAATTGTATGGCacatatataaattgttttagaCAGAGGATGGTTAAACTAAAAACTTTCTGGAAACGTTCAGTTTACAACTTAGGCAGAATTTAAGATTGAATAGTATTTTGGCCTTCAAATGAAGCTGGCAATAGTTCCTTCGGCTCGTTTTCGTGAATGGTTTGTACCAAACACTTTAGtttaagaaagaaacaaaagaatGACTTAAAGAGAGAAAGAAGGAGATACAATTCTGGTCAAAGGAACATTTCTTATTAAATAATTGGTAAGTCTGTGATAAGTGATGGCTGGGCAACAGTGCGGCAGATTATTTTATCTGAGTCTGAATTTTCGTCAAGGAATCCAGACCTGAGTAAATGTATTTGCAACTTTGAATCAGTATTGTGTATCAAAATTAGTGtacatttatttcacttttgtgaTATGTTTGTAATTTTTGTTACTGCTGATTGTTTTATATGGCAATAATCAAAGTGCTGTTGTTTTTAGAAGTAGttttataattgaataaattttcgTTCTTCTTTATATGAAATACTATGCAATTTATACAGTGTTTGTTGTGCCATGTTGAAGTAAATAAAGCTAAGAATAATGAACATTTTATCACCTTTTAGagtatatattaatattaactTTGCCAAAAGCATTTGAGCATGGTGTAAGAATATCTTTTAAGTGgtctgttatatatatttcataaatctaTTTTTTTGATATGTTGATTTTTATTAGTTTTGTACTTTGTTACAGGTTTTGCAGTTCTTAAAATGAAGTGCAAACAATTTGTTGTCTGTTGAGTTTTACTTTTGCCAGGTGCATTTTGTACTATTTACAATTGCATAGCGTAGACATAGTACGAAAGGTTTTTTTATGCTCTAAGTTAATACAATATGAGAGCGGTTGTTTATAAGTctatcaaaagaaaaaacaaacacttatttttgtttgttaacatttatagagGATCATCATGTGTTTAAGTGTAAGGTAAACTATTTTTTCACTAAATTTTAGATGTAGTATTTCatgattttctaatattttactatttaaagTATTCGTATTTAATATgtgaaaatagacatattttctTGTTGTTTCATACCTTGTCAATAGGGGCCTACGTTGTcaagtagttaaggtcgctgactttacaTGACTTGCCTcacaccgatgttggttcgagcctcactcggagcgttgaatttatcatgtgaggaagccattcagctggattacggaaggtcgtCGGTTCTACCTAGGTTCCTAcccgtgatgacataatgcacgtaGAGGCACCTAGGGAtcttctccaccatcaaagctgaaaagtcgccatatgacctacgattgtgtcggtgcgacaaacaaaacaaacaaatcgtcAACGGTATTAACAAAACTGCACAATGTCAACGGTATTTAACAAAACTGTACAATGTCAAGCGTAACGTGGAACGTTAGATTCAATGTCATCACATTTCAGTATGATATATTTCTGTCACGTCGTAATATGTTGGGCATATTTGTACGTTTCCATATTCTTTGTTTTGTATATGTACTTctaatgtttttcttatataataaGAATTTTTAGTCTGTTAAATTCATGTTCTGCGCAGTCGTAACTCTGTAGAAGTGAGATGATACTATGATAACCACTTTTTTTCAGACGGTGACGGTTCAAATATAATTTACCATTACGTACATGTCTGCAACTTCAATTCACCATactataaacatttttatgtatgactttttaaaaatcagatttcATTTGCTTGTAGGTAATTTTGCAGTATTCATGCCTGTAAagaatattgagaaaaaaaaacactgtaacaCATGCCTGACGTCATttgtgtaataaagccattatatCATTTTGGTATTACGTTAGTGTAATAATACATTGAGCTGATGTCATTGTAAGTATAGTAGACGTTGGTTGAACTGACTTTGTCTATAACAGATAAGAAAGAAAACATTCTGGTGTTTTAGGAGGAAAAGCAAGCTTGTGGTGTTTGTGTCTTTCCACACAATTTATCAAATTCGtcgaataaaattgataaatgctTGGCagatgaaataatgaataatgaaaagacactcgtgtaatatcctctatataattgTTGTTCTAACATCTATGATTTTCAAAACCTTAGGTTATTTATAACTTTAACAGGACTGACAGTTTGTAATATCTGTGCATTCACATGATAATTTTGGTGTTAACAATTTCAGTGATATGGGTTCAGAACTTGGAAGTATTTTGCGTAAGTAAAATAGCTTCAAGACTGTTTTTTAATCATTTGTTTTATTCTAGCATTTATTGATTATAGTGGAAGCAGAGCATTTGTGCTATGGGAATTCGTTAAAGTTATTTATTGGATCATTGTTTCACATAAAATGCTGAAATGTCCAGCATTATGAAATGGCAAActattttataaacaatacattCCATGccagaattttttttgaaattgaattTATCCTGTTAAGACGGTTGACGgtcaaataattatgttattgttGTGATTTTAATTCGATGTCATTTGCAGAACATTTTTACTGAGATTTTGACAGTATACTATCAGTAGTCGatgtaatgttttatgtttatgtcgTCATGCCAGTCTGATGTGATGAAATTGTTGATAGTGTTTAGATAAATATACAAGTGATCCAGGACAGTATTCACTTGATTTGGCCATAATTTGTTTCGAATTTGAAGATTTTGCTTTGTTATTATTGTGATTAAatttgaatatatgtttttaatatactcacttaaaatgattttgttcatATAGAAGATAGGCTTGCACATATATGATATTCGAAATAACTTGCTACTTAGGAATTCactgaatacatgtattataaatctTTATCATAGTTAATCATAATTTTATCAGAAAAACAGTTTGCCTTTTCTTGCTGTTTGTAATATAAATACTGTATTAATCtgcattttaaatttgatttgttttaaagtttttgttgtgAAAAAAGACTTAATTTTGCCACTGTTCATTTCATACGAGAATGCATCTTTCTGGACCTTTTTAAGTTACAGCAGATTATCTACGCAATCATGGTAAATACATATGTGACTATTTGCATTTGAGACTCAGAACGTTGGTGATTATGAACCCGTTAGAGAACAACTAAATTTAATTCTATTATTGTGACAAAGATAGAGTTTTCTTTCTTAGAGCAACATATATCTGTCGTGTTTTAACTTCCCTAATCAAAGGGTTCAGAGCGACTATTTAGTATAGGTGGATGTCCCGGCTACGACCCGCCGTCGTCAACATAACCCATCATGTACTGA
The sequence above is a segment of the Mercenaria mercenaria strain notata chromosome 3, MADL_Memer_1, whole genome shotgun sequence genome. Coding sequences within it:
- the LOC123524195 gene encoding homeobox-like protein HDP1, translating into MKGLDGAFTAVNQTRTPIDVSLAEDLTYGCSSGLLCNISYVFSIKARNSNGTSEDNSTLLISAATKGIVQPQLIVEAANISNVSVSWTEVEKATGYMVAWCRNKNGECENRNIVKWQRFSSATRKAVIQINPENSPQDFLYGVSVLTEQGSSGLEWQDCVYLKNAYPKREPQNVVVSTGPDDNTLVVTWDKLTCKSDEPYIAMYNVQYNKLHDGNQQSQNVSASGEARIVLNNLEEKQTYIVTVRGVTKDGHYGPKSQSQKGIPVDKSLKPGAIVGISISVLLVVILAAVGCFCVLRKCKRKADKTKERLAQITIPDDIPFGPDGTVEEGGIDRSSTRSINSIERQTSNDSGFDPMTPPVGKFDEQPKFSDVSGLKNPRVLPNGYCTATFEKGQSSDTDPGSHAVELGSLHTSLDNSGFVLTEPVVAQVGFVMNGNNVTGSETFVKKVDRNIVLDETAVKARVKNDSGDSGVSDAYSKAALGRSEEKKNNDNGQDVDDKNSNSDNEQPDYVSGDKVINSSFKTSSNTIPKPLAFSECSFGNSSFSDRENDNTTSHVTDTSFGSSPDYVKAQSPHDNVNAFLSPGYITAQSPTISTNINTDNHQVSLPEQEIQNKSNEDNESNSEKILANASFQPLTNIPCPRSMDESHDSSIEEESASSPTHADASSPVKSGTSRSDYIKVTNNSTPMIHIPSNSSKSVSQPVNENGQASGYVTTTDMPNISVKCAPQQQANSGTSYVTLPNTGTPVSERTHGIQVQMSCVNPHQKPDDAHVSVSESQTSKQNSDVSLGYVTSVTSPNTSHLTQSSLNSSPVSFTGSNYFSEDPNIKIPTPASDQTNMTLPSVHNRMSSNVVTDNHAAGGYTSHSAVAQVPVPASSAPVSITSGGYLPHLNPVQGQMSPGVAAAQSAMYSPNVQNHSIAIKSQMFDSTVANNISSCKGEHEQDLAYPSASKTIDSTSSANSGYVLSENNSVPKSTDQTSSGYETNTDSRATFSSAASDDNDVNPQYRLTTAQKTDSQLKESYTGSDCTGRSLSSESGMVPFINDQPKENIPDSNTNKTNESQRPNSVPTSERQLPNGYVDHQFIPRGNYYKEQPSVEMRNIEKQNDEDDQGSKRGSDSGLSSLENESPETNRKLQNVQTGYVSCEVAKSMQK